A window of Bos taurus isolate L1 Dominette 01449 registration number 42190680 breed Hereford chromosome 19, ARS-UCD2.0, whole genome shotgun sequence contains these coding sequences:
- the OMG gene encoding oligodendrocyte-myelin glycoprotein precursor — protein sequence MALMEYQILKMSPSLFILLFLTPGILCICPLQCICTERHRHVDCSGRNLTTLPSGLQENIIHLNLSYNHFTDLHNQLTQYTNLRTLDISNNRLESLPAQLPRSLWNMSAANNNIKLLEKSDTAYQWNLKYLDVSKNMLEKVVLIKNTLRSLEVLNLSSNKLWTVPTNMPSKLHTVDLSNNSLTQILPGTLINLTNLTHLYLHNNKFTFIPDQAFDQLFQLQEITLYNNRWSCDHHQNITYLLKWMMETKAHVIGTPCSSQISSLKEHSIYPTPSGFTSSLFTVSGMQTVDTINSLSTVTQSKVTKIPKQYRTKETTFGATLSKDTTLTSTDKAFVPYPEDTSTETINSREAAAATLTIHLQDGMVTNTSLTSSTKSSPTPMTLSITSGMPNDFSEMPQQSTTLNLRREETTTDGKTRLPSVASAWKVNASFLLMLNAVVMLAV from the coding sequence GCTTTGATGGAATATCAGATATTGAAAATGTCTCCCAGCCTGTTCATCCTTCTGTTTCTCACACCTGGTATTTTATGCATTTGTCCTCTCCAATGTATATGCACCGAGAGGCACAGGCATGTGGACTGTTCAGGCAGAAACTTGACTACATTACCATCTGGACTGCAAGAGAATATTATCCATTTAAATTTGTCTTATAACCACTTTACTGATCTGCATAACCAGTTAACCCAGTACACCAATCTGAGGACCCTGGACATTTCAAATAACAGGCTTGAAAGCTTGCCTGCTCAGTTACCTCGGTCCCTCTGGAATATGTCTGCTGCTAACAACAACATTAAACTGCTTGAAAAATCTGATACTGCCTATCAGTGGAACCTTAAATACCTGGATGTTTCTAAGAATATGCTGGAAAAGGTTGTCCTCATTAAAAATACACTAAGAAGTCTCGAGGTTCTCAACCTCAGTAGTAACAAACTCTGGACAGTTCCAACCAACATGCCCTCCAAACTACATACCGTGGACCTGTCTAACAATTCCTTGACACAAATCCTTCCAGGAACATTAATAAACCTGACAAATCTCACACATCTTTACCTGCACAACAATAAGTTCACATTCATTCCAGATCAAGCTTTTGACCAACTCTTTCAGTTGCAAGAGATAACCCTTTACAATAACAGGTGGTCATGTGACCACCACCAAAACATTACTTATTTACTTAAGTGGATGATGGAAACAAAAGCCCATGTAATAGGGACTCCCTGTTCTAGCCAAATATCATCTTTGAAGGAACATAGCATATACCCCACACCTTCTGGATTTACCTCAAGCTTGTTCACTGTAAGCGGGATGCAGACAGTGGACACCATTAACTCTCTGAGTACGGTAACTCAGTCCAAAGTGACCAAAATACCCAAACAATATCGAACAAAGGAAACAACGTTTGGTGCCACTCTAAGCAAAGATACCACCTTGACTAGCACTGACAAGGCTTTTGTGCCCTATCCAGAAGATACATCCACAGAAACCATCAATTCTCGTGAAGCAGCTGCTGCAACTCTAACTATTCATCTCCAAGATGGAATGGTTACAAACACAAGCCTCACTAGCTCAACAAAATCATCCCCAACACCCATGACCCTAAGTATTACTAGTGGCATGCCAAATGATTTCTCTGAAATGCCTCAACAAAGCACAACCCTTAACTTACGGAGGGAAGAGACAACCACAGATGGAAAGACACGCTTACCTTCTGTGGCAAGTGCTTGGAAAGTAAATGCTTCGTTTCTCTTAATGCTCAATGCTGTGGTCATGCTGGCTGTCTGA